A window of Blastocatellia bacterium genomic DNA:
GTGATGACCGATTTCTGGTTCAACCACTTCAACGTCTTTGCGCAGAAGGAAGCCGACCAGTGGTACGTGTCGAGCTATGAGCGCGATGTCATCCGCCCGCGCGCGCTCGGCAAGTTCCGTGACCTGCTGCTGGCGACGGCGCAGAGCCCGGCGATGCTCTTTTATCTCGACAACTGGCTGTCATTCGCGACCGATGCGAAGGAGCCGCGCCCGCCGCGACCGCCCGCGCCCGCAAACGCCAGACCGGCTCTGGGAGCCAATCTCGCGCCAACGCCCGCGCCGGCGATGCCGGCTAACCAGAGTGCCAACCTGGAAGCGCCGGCGATGCAAGCACCAGCTATGCAAGCCCCGCCGCAAGCCAATCCCGCAATGCCCGCCGCTCAGGCCCAGCCGCCGCGCCCGCCGCAACGCAAGCGCGACATCAACGAGAACTATGCGCGCGAGCTGATGGAGCTACACACGCTCGGCGTCGAAGGCGGCTACACGCAGAAAGACGTGCAGGAAGTGGCCCGCTGCCTGACCGGCTGGACGATTGATCGCCCCTACCAGGGTGGCGGCTTCATCTTCCGCCCGTGGATGCATGACACGGGCAGCAAGGTGGTGCTGGGCGTCACGATCCCCGCGGGCGGCGGCATCAGCGATGGGCTGCGCGTCATTGACATTCTGGCGCGCCACCCGGCGACGGCGCGCTTCATCTCGCAGAAGCTCTGCGAGCGGTTCGTCAGCGACCAGCCGCCGGCGGCGCTGGTCGAACGTGTGGCGCAGGTCTTTCTGCGAAGCGATGGCGACATCGGCGAAGTGCTGCGCGCCATCTTCACGTCGCCGGAGTTCAACTCGCCTGCCTGCTTCCGCGCTAAAGTGAAATCGCCGCTTGAGCTGGCGGCGTCGGCCATCCGCGCTCTCGATGGCGACACCAACGGCGGGCCGCCGCTGCACGAATGGCTGCGACGCATGGGCGAGCCGCTTTATCAATATGCGTTCCCGACCGGCTACGGTGAGAATTCGGAGAAGTGGATGAACACCGGCGTCTTCTTCAACCGCATCAACTTTGCGGTGGCGCTGGCGAACAGTCAGATCAGCGGCACGCGCTACGACGCGGCGCGGCTCATCAACGCGACGGCGGGCGACGATGAAGCGATGAATCAGCTCGCGGCGCTGCTCATTCATACGCCGCTCACGGCCGACAGCCGCCGCGTCGTCCGCGAAGCCCTAGCGCAGCCGATGGCGTCGCCACAGGCTCGCCCCGCCGCAAGCGACGGCCATCAGCCGGCCCCTGTGCCGGCCAGCGCCGATAGCAAGAGCGACCCGCGCGCGCGCCACCTGGCACAACTGATCGGCCTGCTGCTCGGCACCACAGAGTTTCAGCGCCGCTAGTCATCAGGCAGAGCAAAAGAAAGAGGAGAGAAAGCGAAATCATGGAGAGACTGGGAGTGGGATTCATCGGCAGCGGGTTTATCACCCGCTTTCACATTCGCTCGTGGGTCGGGGTGCGCGACGCCGACGTGCGCGGCGTTTGGAGCCCGAAGCGGGCGAACGCCGAATCTGCCGCGCAACTGGCGCGCGACCTGCGCGTTGGCGAGGCGCGGGCCTTCGATTCGATTGAAGAGATGGTCGCTTCGCCCGACATTGACGCCATCTGGCTTTGTGGCCCGAATCACACACGGCTCGATAATATGGAGCAGATCGTCCGCGCCCTCGACTCGGGCAAAGGCCGGCTCGCCGGGGTCGCCTGCGAAAAGCCGCTGGCGCGCAACGTCGCCGAGGCGGCGCGCATGGTCGAGATGGTCGAAGGTGCCGGCCTGCTGCATGGCTACCTCGAAGACCAGTTGTTCACGCCGGGCGTCGTGCGCGGCAGGCAGATCGTCTGGGCGCGCGGCGCGGCGACCACAGGGCGGCCTTACCTGGCCCGCGCTGCCGAAGAACACAGCGGCCCGCATATGCCCTGGTTCTGGCAGGGCGAGTTGCAGGGCGGCGGCGTTCTCAACGACATGATGTGTCACAGCGTCGAAGTCGCGCGCTACATGCTGACCGAGCCGGGCAAGCCGCGCAGCAGTCTGCGGCCAACGAAAATCTGGGCGCAGATCGCCTCGTTGAAGTGGAGCCGGCCCGAATACGCGCAGCGCTTGAAAGAGATGATGGGTCCAGAGGTGGATTACCTGACGCGCCCATCGGAAGACTTCGCCCGCGCCACCGTGCATTTTGTTGACGAAGCCAATCGCCCGCTCATCGTCGAAGCGACCACGTCTTGGAGCTATGTCGGCGCCGGCCTGCGCCTGAGCCTGGAGTTGTTAGGGCCGGAGTATTCGTTGTCGCTCAACTCGCTCGATAGCGGCCCTAAGCTCTTCTTCAGCCGCAACGTCGTGGGCAGTGCCGGCGAGGACATCGTCGAAAAGCAGAACGCCGAGCAGGGGTTGATGCCCGTGGTTGCCAACGAAGAGTCGGAATACGGCTACGAAGGCGAGAACCGCTATTTCGCGCAGTGCTTTCTCGAAGGGCGGCAGCCGGAAGAAAACTTCCATGATGGCCTTGAAGTGACCCGGCTGCTGATGGCGGCTTACATGAGCGCCGAGCAAGAGCGCGCCCTCGAATATCCGCCGCCCGATCTCGACCGGTTCATCCCGGCGGTCGCGCGCGGCACATGGAAGCCTTGAGCGATGACGGCTGAGTCGAGAAAGAAAGTTCACCTCGCGCTGCTGGTCAGCTTCCTGGCCATTCTGATCTGGTCAGTGATCGGCCCGAAGGACCGCTTCACATGGTTGCTTGAAACCTTCCCGGCGATGGTCGGCGCGGTGATCTTGCTTGCTACCTATCGCCGCTTCGAGCTGACGACGCTGCTTTACGTCCTCATCTGGGCGCACGCGATTATTCTAGTGGTCGGCGGTCATTACACCTACGCAGAGGTGCCGCTGTTCAACTGGATTCGCGACGCCTTTCATCTGAGCCGCAACCATTACGACCGCGTCGGCCATTTCGCGCAGGGCTTCGTGCCGGCGATGATCGCCCGCGAGTTCCTCTTGCGAAGATCGCCGCTCGAACCCGGCAAGCTGCTCGCCTACATCATCGTGAGCATCTGTCTCGCCATCAGCGCGGCGTACGAGCTGTTAGAGTTCGGCGTCTCTGTGCTGACCGGCAGCGCCGGCGACGCCTTTCTCGGAACCCAAGGCGATGTCTGGGATACGCAAAAAGACATGCTGATGGCGCTGATCGGCTCGATCACGGCCTTGCTGAGCTTAAGCCATTGGCACGACCGCCAGCTCGCGCGCTTCGTTGACCTGCGCGGCAAGCGGCGCGCGGCCGTGTGAATGACGCCTGTCAAATTTGCAGCCTCGGCGTCGCTGCTTGCATAATGGCGG
This region includes:
- a CDS encoding DUF1800 domain-containing protein; translation: RMGLDKFLDEQLQPEAIDDSELEKRLEALPTQQMTSSELYQFYPPQQVADQRANEKNPPPVFGRPQQVIGELVQQKLVRAASSNRQLQEVMTDFWFNHFNVFAQKEADQWYVSSYERDVIRPRALGKFRDLLLATAQSPAMLFYLDNWLSFATDAKEPRPPRPPAPANARPALGANLAPTPAPAMPANQSANLEAPAMQAPAMQAPPQANPAMPAAQAQPPRPPQRKRDINENYARELMELHTLGVEGGYTQKDVQEVARCLTGWTIDRPYQGGGFIFRPWMHDTGSKVVLGVTIPAGGGISDGLRVIDILARHPATARFISQKLCERFVSDQPPAALVERVAQVFLRSDGDIGEVLRAIFTSPEFNSPACFRAKVKSPLELAASAIRALDGDTNGGPPLHEWLRRMGEPLYQYAFPTGYGENSEKWMNTGVFFNRINFAVALANSQISGTRYDAARLINATAGDDEAMNQLAALLIHTPLTADSRRVVREALAQPMASPQARPAASDGHQPAPVPASADSKSDPRARHLAQLIGLLLGTTEFQRR
- a CDS encoding Gfo/Idh/MocA family oxidoreductase; this encodes MERLGVGFIGSGFITRFHIRSWVGVRDADVRGVWSPKRANAESAAQLARDLRVGEARAFDSIEEMVASPDIDAIWLCGPNHTRLDNMEQIVRALDSGKGRLAGVACEKPLARNVAEAARMVEMVEGAGLLHGYLEDQLFTPGVVRGRQIVWARGAATTGRPYLARAAEEHSGPHMPWFWQGELQGGGVLNDMMCHSVEVARYMLTEPGKPRSSLRPTKIWAQIASLKWSRPEYAQRLKEMMGPEVDYLTRPSEDFARATVHFVDEANRPLIVEATTSWSYVGAGLRLSLELLGPEYSLSLNSLDSGPKLFFSRNVVGSAGEDIVEKQNAEQGLMPVVANEESEYGYEGENRYFAQCFLEGRQPEENFHDGLEVTRLLMAAYMSAEQERALEYPPPDLDRFIPAVARGTWKP
- a CDS encoding DUF2238 domain-containing protein, with the protein product MTAESRKKVHLALLVSFLAILIWSVIGPKDRFTWLLETFPAMVGAVILLATYRRFELTTLLYVLIWAHAIILVVGGHYTYAEVPLFNWIRDAFHLSRNHYDRVGHFAQGFVPAMIAREFLLRRSPLEPGKLLAYIIVSICLAISAAYELLEFGVSVLTGSAGDAFLGTQGDVWDTQKDMLMALIGSITALLSLSHWHDRQLARFVDLRGKRRAAV